A single Paenibacillus sp. FSL R5-0517 DNA region contains:
- a CDS encoding sugar ABC transporter permease, whose amino-acid sequence MKAINTGDSLQKKSNLTGWAFVLLAVIGIVAFYFYPMIQALLLSFKSGKGANLEFSGLANYKRLLVDTTFRTALSNTFIYLIIQVPVMIILGLFISVLLNDSTLRFRSFFRTAIFLPCVTSLVAYSVVFKYLFAPDGMVNQFLMGLHIIGDPIQWITDPFWAKITIIIAVTWRWTGYNMIFYLSSLQNIDQSIYEAAKIDGANAFTQFFKITVPLLKPIILFTSITSTIGTLQIFDEIMNITKGGPGNATMSISQYIYNLSFKYSPDFGYAATVSYSIVILIIVLSIIQFKVAGDNKNG is encoded by the coding sequence GTGAAAGCCATAAATACAGGAGACAGTCTCCAAAAGAAAAGTAATTTGACTGGATGGGCTTTTGTTTTGCTGGCTGTTATCGGAATTGTAGCATTTTACTTCTATCCGATGATTCAAGCGCTGCTCTTATCATTCAAGTCTGGCAAAGGGGCCAATCTTGAATTTTCGGGCCTTGCGAACTACAAAAGATTGTTAGTTGATACCACGTTCCGCACAGCATTATCGAACACATTCATCTACTTGATCATTCAAGTGCCAGTAATGATTATTCTCGGTTTGTTTATTTCCGTATTGCTGAATGACAGCACACTGCGCTTCCGGAGTTTCTTCCGCACAGCCATTTTCTTGCCTTGTGTAACTTCATTGGTAGCCTATTCTGTTGTATTCAAATATTTGTTTGCACCGGATGGAATGGTCAATCAATTCTTGATGGGCTTGCACATAATTGGTGATCCAATTCAATGGATCACAGACCCGTTCTGGGCTAAAATTACGATCATAATCGCCGTTACTTGGCGTTGGACCGGATATAACATGATTTTCTATCTGTCATCTCTGCAGAATATCGATCAATCGATCTATGAAGCAGCCAAAATAGACGGAGCCAATGCATTCACCCAATTTTTCAAAATTACAGTTCCTTTGCTCAAACCCATTATCCTCTTCACGTCGATCACATCAACGATTGGTACTTTGCAAATCTTCGATGAGATTATGAATATTACGAAGGGTGGTCCAGGTAATGCGACCATGTCGATCTCACAGTATATCTACAACCTTTCGTTCAAATATTCACCGGACTTTGGATATGCAGCAACGGTTTCATATTCCATCGTAATTTTGATCATTGTATTGTCCATTATCCAGTTTAAAGTGGCAGGTGATAATAAAAATGGCTAA
- a CDS encoding carbohydrate ABC transporter permease, with protein sequence MAKFKAKRIFTYVFLSIVAFVSIFPFFWMLVSSTNASVDVTKGRLLPGSAFIDNFNKLLDSTNLVQALGNSAIISIVSTALALLIGSMAGYGFEVFRTKSRDIVFNILLLSMMIPFAAIMVPLYRMFATISGVAPVIGINTMAAVILPTIATAFLIFFFRQNTKMFPKDLLEAGRIDGLSELGIFLKIYMPTMKTTYAAAAIITFMSSWNNYLWPLIVLQTPDQQTIPLLISNLGAGYAPDYGVIMTAIVIATLPTAIVFFIMQKHFVAGMVGSVK encoded by the coding sequence ATGGCTAAATTTAAAGCAAAACGAATTTTCACTTATGTGTTCCTGTCCATCGTCGCTTTTGTATCCATTTTTCCATTCTTCTGGATGTTGGTCAGTTCAACGAATGCGTCTGTTGATGTAACCAAAGGAAGATTGTTACCGGGTTCGGCTTTCATTGATAACTTCAACAAACTGCTTGATTCGACAAATCTCGTGCAGGCTCTAGGGAACTCGGCTATTATCTCGATCGTCTCGACTGCTCTGGCGCTATTGATTGGTTCCATGGCAGGTTATGGATTCGAGGTATTCCGTACGAAGTCCCGTGATATCGTGTTTAATATCCTGTTGTTATCCATGATGATCCCGTTTGCAGCAATCATGGTACCCCTGTACCGCATGTTCGCAACAATCTCCGGTGTTGCACCAGTGATCGGTATTAATACAATGGCAGCAGTTATCCTGCCAACCATTGCAACAGCGTTCCTGATCTTCTTCTTCCGTCAGAACACCAAAATGTTCCCGAAAGATTTGCTGGAAGCTGGACGTATTGATGGTTTGAGTGAACTCGGGATCTTCCTGAAGATCTATATGCCAACAATGAAAACAACTTATGCAGCGGCAGCAATTATTACATTCATGAGTAGCTGGAACAACTATCTGTGGCCACTCATTGTATTGCAAACGCCTGACCAACAAACGATTCCGCTATTGATCTCAAATCTTGGTGCTGGTTATGCTCCGGATTACGGAGTAATCATGACAGCGATCGTTATTGCAACACTACCTACAGCAATCGTATTCTTCATCATGCAGAAACATTTTGTTGCAGGTATGGTAGGTTCCGTGAAATAA